A single region of the Bacillus cereus genome encodes:
- a CDS encoding ASCH domain-containing protein has product MRYEMGLYNKPFQSIQSGKKVYEVRLYDKKRQLIKQDDEIVFTNLTTAETMAVKVTEIKRYESFKAMYEQIDKKLFDCEELSIKEMLESTYEIYTKEQEKEWGTVAIGVEVIK; this is encoded by the coding sequence ATGAGATACGAAATGGGATTATATAATAAACCTTTTCAGTCAATTCAATCAGGAAAAAAAGTATATGAAGTACGCTTATACGATAAAAAACGTCAACTTATAAAACAAGACGATGAAATTGTATTTACGAACCTTACGACAGCAGAAACGATGGCTGTAAAAGTAACGGAGATAAAACGATACGAAAGCTTTAAAGCAATGTACGAACAAATTGATAAAAAATTATTTGATTGTGAAGAACTTAGTATAAAAGAAATGTTAGAAAGTACATACGAAATATATACGAAAGAACAAGAAAAAGAATGGGGAACAGTTGCGATTGGTGTTGAGGTAATAAAGTGA
- a CDS encoding CatB-related O-acetyltransferase, translated as MLYLNQKPEYNKYDIGDYTYSKVGPIIFSWNDETKLKIGKFCSLGEEVVFVLGGEHRADWITTYPFNVLFEEGAHITGHPSSKGDIVVGNDVWIGYQSCILSGVTIGNGAIIGAKSVVTKDVPPYAIVAGNPAKLVRYRFPQEIIEKLENLAWWDWDISVIKGAIPFLLSNKVNEFFTSPEEEAT; from the coding sequence ATGTTATATTTAAATCAAAAACCTGAATATAATAAATATGATATCGGTGATTATACTTACAGTAAAGTAGGCCCTATTATTTTTTCTTGGAATGATGAAACAAAATTAAAAATAGGTAAGTTTTGTTCATTAGGAGAAGAAGTCGTTTTCGTACTTGGCGGTGAACATCGTGCTGATTGGATAACAACTTATCCATTTAATGTCCTCTTCGAAGAAGGAGCACACATTACTGGTCATCCTTCTTCAAAAGGTGATATCGTAGTCGGCAATGATGTATGGATTGGTTATCAATCCTGCATTTTATCTGGTGTTACAATTGGTAACGGGGCCATTATCGGGGCCAAGAGTGTTGTTACAAAAGACGTACCTCCATATGCAATCGTCGCTGGTAATCCTGCCAAACTAGTTCGATATCGTTTCCCGCAAGAAATCATTGAAAAACTAGAAAACCTTGCATGGTGGGACTGGGACATTTCCGTTATAAAAGGAGCTATTCCATTTCTACTCTCCAACAAAGTCAACGAATTTTTCACTTCTCCCGAAGAAGAAGCTACTTGA